The Deltaproteobacteria bacterium genome window below encodes:
- a CDS encoding type II secretion system protein has product MNGRTGGGNGGFTYLSLLFLVTLMGLAAGTAGKYWSFEVRREKEEELIFRGMEIRRAIGKYYSESPGAKTYPRSIDDLANDPRYPVTKRHLRKIYHDPMTGEADWEVIRAPDGGIMGVRSSSQAEPIKKQGFPPELKGFENRYFYNEWQFVFVPQEPKNKRP; this is encoded by the coding sequence ATGAATGGTAGGACGGGCGGCGGAAACGGCGGGTTTACGTACCTGTCCCTTCTTTTTTTGGTAACTTTAATGGGGCTTGCGGCCGGGACCGCCGGAAAATACTGGAGTTTCGAAGTCCGGCGGGAAAAGGAAGAGGAGCTTATCTTCAGGGGGATGGAGATAAGGAGGGCGATAGGGAAGTATTATTCCGAGAGTCCCGGGGCGAAGACGTATCCCAGGAGCATCGACGACCTCGCCAACGACCCGAGATACCCCGTAACAAAGCGCCATCTTAGGAAAATCTACCATGACCCAATGACGGGCGAGGCGGACTGGGAGGTCATAAGGGCCCCTGACGGCGGCATCATGGGGGTAAGGAGCTCGAGCCAAGCGGAACCCATAAAGAAGCAAGGATTCCCGCCCGAGCTTAAAGGCTTCGAAAACAGGTATTTCTATAACGAATGGCAATTTGTTTTTGTGCCGCAGGAACCTAAAAATAAGAGACCATAA
- a CDS encoding prepilin-type N-terminal cleavage/methylation domain-containing protein, with amino-acid sequence MCIPRAKDRQSTALTTVTGKRGFTLVEVLIVLTLVGILAGIAVPLYRNSVVKAREAALLENLYKMRDAIDKYYADNAAYPDALTVLPEKKYIRAVPVDPFTGSDGTWIEVNAEGEPGVYDVRSGSNAIGTNGVPYNEW; translated from the coding sequence ATGTGTATTCCAAGAGCGAAGGACAGGCAATCGACGGCACTTACTACCGTGACTGGTAAGCGCGGATTTACCCTCGTCGAGGTCCTGATAGTCCTGACGCTTGTGGGCATCCTGGCAGGCATTGCCGTGCCGCTATATAGGAACTCTGTGGTTAAGGCCAGGGAGGCCGCTCTTTTGGAGAACCTCTATAAGATGCGGGACGCCATAGACAAATACTACGCGGACAACGCCGCGTACCCCGATGCGCTTACCGTCCTTCCCGAAAAGAAATATATACGCGCCGTTCCGGTTGACCCTTTTACCGGCTCGGACGGGACCTGGATAGAAGTGAACGCAGAAGGAGAGCCGGGTGTCTATGACGTAAGAAGCGGGAGCAATGCCATAGGGACAAACGGGGTCCCCTACAATGAATGGTAG